cctaAATGATCTCCTGTCAAAGTCCCACCAGTTCATTAGAGATCCGGACCCAGGGGAAGTCCATCGCGGTGTCTGGGCTGACCCACGTCGAGGTGAAGACCGAGATCGACATTCTGAACGTGATGAAAGATGGGCTCAACCAATATGAACATAGAAAGGTAGGCCTACCTCATGTCATGATGTCAATATGAACATAGAAAGGTAGGCCTACCTCATGTCATGATGTCAATATGAACATAGAAAGGTAGGCCTACCTCATGTCATGATGTCAATATGAACATAGAAAGGTAGGCCTACCTCATGTCATGATGTCAATATGAACATAGAAAGGTAGGCCTACCTCATGTCATGATGTCAATATGAACATAGAAAGGTAGGCCTACCTCAGGTCATGATGTCAATATGAACATAGAAAGGTAGGCCTACCTCAGGTCATGATGTCAATACTAGTGCGGTTGTGAACACATTGCTAGGAGTCTCTCCCTCAGCTCTCGGTCTCACCTGTTGCTCACCCTGACTGTGGAGGGTACATATTGTGTCTCTGGGGTGACGTCTCACGATACGCTGACCCTGTGTGACTTGGCGGGGTCCGAGCTCATCGCCAAGACAGATGCCAAACGACAGAGACTGGTCGAGGTCTGTGCTTTTTAGGTTCAGTGCCCTGAAATGTAATGCGCTGCATGTAACTTTTAGAAACTCTGAACTTACACACCTGCTTCAGCCGTGTCTCAGTGGAGATGAAGGTAATGTTTTCTCCCTCTAAAATTCTGAAAATAATCTGACTCAAAGACATTCCCAAATATTTATTTTGAAATATGTCTTGACAGGATTCATTGCTTATCTGATTAATATGATTTTGATAATGTGATGTATTTTAACTGGACGTATTACTTATCCAAAACGTGTTACTTCTATGTGTTTTCTGTTTTAGTGCGAGTCCTGATGTGAACAACGTGGTGGAGACACTGACCACTTTGCAGTTTGGGGTCGACTATACGGCAGCTGGTTCTGGGCAAAGCCACACAACACATCACTCATGCTAAGACCACGAAGGCTGACAAAAAGCACTAGATGTTAAAATGGAAGTCAGTCTATCTCCTCTCTACTAAGTCAGACAGATTCCAATTtcatctgtagaatgtttttACTTTACTGCAGCTCAGGGTTTTTAGAAAATAATAGTGTTGTGTTCATACACATATTGTATATTCAAGCTAAATGAGAGGGAACCAGCGGTTACAGTATATTCATCATGTTTATTTACATTCAGCAATTGTTACACATCTCTGCAGTCAGTTGCTGAAACATAAATAAACTGCCTTTGAGGTCACATTTGTCAGCAATCATTATACTGTATGAAACTTAAATTCATCTGCCGGTATGTTGCACATGGTAATTAGTACCAAGTATGGCATATTAAATCATACATAAACGTAGTCCAGGCTCAGGAAATTATCTTCTGAAACAGGCCATGTTCATTTCTGCTGGTCTGATGAGCATCAGTGTCTTGTTGAGATTCAGAGGTGAGAAAAGTTGTTGTACTGTGTCCCTCTGAGTCCAGACCATAGGCATACACatttcacaggaggttggtggcaccttaattggggaggacgggctcatggtaatggctggagcggaataggtggaatgttatcaaatacatggtttccatggtattattatgagccgtcctcccctcagcagcctccactgagatGATATAACATCATCAGCTTTTTAACTAGAGCTGTCCGTGTTCTTCAGAAGGTGGTTGAGGACGCTGGTCTGCTTCAGGGCTCTCAGGTTAGAGATGTCCTCAGCTATGACAGGGACGTCTCCCCAAGGGCCTGTGTGTTCTGATTCACTCTCACTGTCCGACAAGGCACAGAGGAGGGCATCGTTCTCATAGGTGGGGAAATAATATCTGAAGTGGAGACAGGGAGTATGGGCTGTAATGACTGGCACTTAGACTGTTGGACAATAATGGCTAGCACTTAGAGGTCAGAAACAGTTACAATAGCCACCAGATGGAGAGTTGAGCAATTATACTTTAATAGTACCATTTATCCAGCACTCCAATAACACATCACGTTTAAACCGTAGTAAAACAATAGTCTTGTTATTGTTCTTAATATGGTTTTAGTTAACAATATTACAAGTAAACAATACATTTTCCACGGACAGTTATTATGAGAGCTCCAGACTTACTGTGGTTGGTCCCAGGTTGACGTCTCTGGTAGCTGCATCACGTGACCTGCATCCATTACATGATGTATAACCTCAGCTTTGGAGCCAAACTTCTCCTGGCAACCATAGCAACGGCACTGGTGGATCTCTCGTCTGATATAGTTGACCAGTTTGACCTGCTGGTAGAACCGCAGATCTGGAAGAAGACATGCTTATCAGGAcacttaggctgcgtttacacagacaACCAAATTCTGACCCTTTGCCTAATTATTGGCAAAAGTGCTGATCTGgatggtcaaaagaccaattagtggaaaaatatcataatttggctgcctgtgtaaatgcagccctaGTATGTGAAGGACTGGTATGACCATTcatttggatggatggatgtgttTTTCTTTTATGGTGGGGTTTGAAATACCAAGCATAGCAGTTGTCCAATATTACTCACTGAGATCTGTCTTCAACTTGTGCAGATCAAATCTGTGGGTTTCCTGAAATACATGGTGAAGAAAAACAGATCCATGAACCATATTGAAGTAGCTAGTCCCAAACAGGCAATGCATGGGCCTAATTTGTCAACAAATGCATTAGGGGATTGTGTTACCTCCATGTGTGTGTAGATCTTGTCCATGCTCTCTGACTGCTGCTCACAGAACAGGCACACAGCACACACTGGGTGAGCCTGCCAGTCTGACCAATCACtgaagagaggacagacagagccaTTAGAAAATCTATTCACCATTAGTCTTTCCTCAATAAATGGTAAATACAACACTGCAACAGTGCATACCATTTAATCCTAGAGAACACAGATTACAAATAATTTGACCATCCCAAACAACAATTATGACCGTGTCACGAGGACAATCCTTACTCATCTTCATCCTCCACCATCTCCCGATCATCCTCAGATTGGACCTCTTCCCATGTCTTCCCCAGCTCCTGTAGCAGGGAAAACAGACCGTAGTCTTCATCACTTTATTTACATTTAATGAGACTTTAAACAAAATTCAATTTGTGAAAATAGTATATTTTCAGATCAAATATTTTGTAATATCAATTTCTATTTGTTAGATATGCTCTcacacccacacccccacccacacAGCAGTGAGCGTACCAGGTAGTTGATGATGTAGAAGCGGTCGTACTCGCGGTTGTTGCCATTGATTCTGCGGTGCTGTTTTTTTCTCATGTGATCCTTCAGTGTCGTCTTGTCCCTGAATGTTTTCTCACAATACAGGCACTGCAGACTGGGAACAAAAAACAATGAAACACTCAAAGCTCTGTGAAATGTCGTTTGGTTGAGTAATGCTAATTCCTGTATCAGTGTGACACCCACCAGCGCTCTCCTTCACAGTAAAACTAAAAGTACTGGAAAACGTTACTACAGCGTTACTAATATCAGTAAACTACAGATGACATCCAGAATTGTATTTCCACATTTTTTAAATAGTATAAACAAACTATGTAAAAAGGATATCCATTCCAAAAACTCTAACTTACTTATCCAGTTTGCTCTGTAGGTGGTCCAGGAACTCTACGCAGTACACTATGTTGTCAGGCAGCCCCACGCTGAACGAGTGCTCCCTGGCCATGTGGTTGAGCAGTGACGACCTGTTCCCAGTGAACTGGTCATTGCAGAACATGCAGATGCGCTGGAAGCTGTCgtcatccctctccctctgctgctGCTCCAGGATCTCCTCCTGTGGACCAACACAGTGGGAGTTACTAGCATGATTACTTTTTGATACAAGATTATTAATGTTTGTAAACTCCTGAGCTGCAtgtgggagagaggacaaggacacgccatgtgttaTAGAGGTCACTGGTGAGTGACAGAGGGTCGGTGTGCCAAGATAGTTTGGGGGCCaatggtgctaatcttagaaggagtatgtgatggaatggcctggctagggtgccacacgataccATGTAGGGTGATACTACGGTagtagatgagtgacactcaatgatGGTTGGCAGATGATGGACAGAAGTAgctcggagagcattatataaaacagagattttctatggaagtcattcagatgacaggAGGCTACGTCCGTACCGCCTATCATattgaatccagtactgtaaccattaaataatgactgaatcaactctccatctgaATGGTCGAATACTttcttgcatcctgaacttcTCGATACCAGAAACAAATCATAACATAGCATAAATTAAACTATGCAGTCCCAGTGGGAGGTCACAAAGTGtttcagagtagaagtgctgatctaggatcagttttgtcttTCAGATAATGAAGAATGTTCCTATGGACAGggaagacctgatcctagatctgcgctcctactctgagatgctttgtgaatattAGCCCagggacatacagtatattgttgaCATAAAATAGAGCAGTAACCAGCGCAGCAGCGCTTGTTCTGAGAACGTGTCAGTTAGCCTAGCgggtaagagcgttgggccagtaaccgaaaggtcgctggttcgaatcccgcgCTGACTAAGTGACAAATCTGtcgagcaaggcatttaaccctaattgctcctgtaactcgctctagataagagagtctgctaaatgactaaaatgtaactcaCCAGTCGTTTCTGTTGGAGATGTTCTCTGAGGACCCTGTCCTCTGGCAGGACATCACACAGAAGGAAGTAGTGCTCCTGTTTTTCTGAAAAGCACAACAAGAGGGTATATTAAATAATATAATGCAAGAACAGGGTAAAGTAGAAGCAGCCATATTGTGAACCTAC
The sequence above is a segment of the Coregonus clupeaformis isolate EN_2021a chromosome 19, ASM2061545v1, whole genome shotgun sequence genome. Coding sequences within it:
- the znf277 gene encoding zinc finger protein 277, with translation MAACMEKKRISDEQEWILEPLCFPEQPATDIGTNSSSHHDMEVVTCVLCSHSATLLEKDRLLKHLVLEHKLVIADVKLIADFPKYMQYWKNRISEQPITDFCSVIKTNSQGPVEKQEHYFLLCDVLPEDRVLREHLQQKRLEEILEQQQRERDDDSFQRICMFCNDQFTGNRSSLLNHMAREHSFSVGLPDNIVYCVEFLDHLQSKLDNLQCLYCEKTFRDKTTLKDHMRKKQHRRINGNNREYDRFYIINYLELGKTWEEVQSEDDREMVEDEDDDWSDWQAHPVCAVCLFCEQQSESMDKIYTHMEETHRFDLHKLKTDLNLRFYQQVKLVNYIRREIHQCRCYGCQEKFGSKAEVIHHVMDAGHVMQLPETSTWDQPQYYFPTYENDALLCALSDSESESEHTGPWGDVPVIAEDISNLRALKQTSVLNHLLKNTDSSS